Proteins encoded together in one Benincasa hispida cultivar B227 chromosome 1, ASM972705v1, whole genome shotgun sequence window:
- the LOC120091656 gene encoding cytokinin hydroxylase-like, producing MAIVIFLTTILVIFISSLAKIAYDTISCYWLTPRRIRKKMEKQGVCGPDPRPLLGNILDVAALVAKSTANDMKSIDHNIVGRLLPHYTTWTKQYGKRFIYWNGTEPRLCLAETELIKEVLSKNSNVCGKSWLQRQGTKHFIGKGLLMANGEDWYHQRHIVAPAFMGDKLKSYAGLMVECTKKMIQSLETEFDSGRTEFEIADYMKQLTADIISRTEFDANSDKGKEIFHLLTLLQRLCAQASRHLCLPGSRFFPSKYNREIKSLKMEVERLLMEIIQSRKDGVEIGRSTCYGSDLLGMLLNEMQRKREDNGFSLNLQLIMDECKTFFFAGHETTALLLTWTIMLLATNPDWQHKVRHEVNQVCNNGGSPSVEHLSKLTLLNMVINESLRLYPPATVLPRMAFEDIKVGDLEIPKGLSIWIPVLAIHHSEELWGEDANEFKPERFASKPFSGGRFIPFASGPRNCIGQGFALMEAKIILAMFISKFSFTISDSYRHAPVSVLTIQPKYGVQVYLTPINS from the exons ATGGCGATTGTGATTTTTCTAACAACAATTTTGGTGATTTTTATTTCATCACTTGCAAAGATTGCATATGATACAATCTCATGCTACTGGTTGACCCCAAGAAGAATCAGGAAGAAGATGGAGAAACAAGGTGTTTGTGGCCCCGATCCCCGGCCGCTACTTGGAAATATCCTCGACGTAGCGGCGCTTGTGGCGAAATCCACGGCCAACGACATGAAGTCGATTGATCACAACATCGTCGGCCGTCTATTGCCTCATTACACCACTTGGACAAAGCAATACG GAAAGAGGTTCATATACTGGAACGGGACGGAGCCGAGGCTGTGTTTGGCAGAGACGGAATTGATAAAAGAAGTATTGAGTAAAAACAGCAATGTGTGTGGAAAATCATGGCTGCAAAGACAGGGAACCAAACATTTCATTGGGAAAGGATTGTTGATGGCAAATGGGGAAGATTGGTATCATCAACGTCACATCGTTGCACCTGCGTTTATGGGGGATAAACTCAAG AGCTATGCGGGATTGATGGTGGAATGCACTAAGAAAATGATCCAATCACTAGAGACCGAGTTTGACTCGGGCCGGACCGAGTTTGAGATCGCCGATTATATGAAACAACTCACCGCCGACATCATTTCTCGGACCGAGTTCGATGCCAACTCCGACAAGGGCAAAGAAATCTTCCATTTGCTCACTCTTCTCCAGCGCCTCTGCGCCCAAGCCAGCCGCCACCTCTGCCTCCCCGGTAGCCG GTTTTTTCCAAGTAAATACAACAGAGAAATAAAGTCACTGAAAATGGAGGTAGAGAGGTTGTTAATGGAGATTATTCAGAGCAGAAAAGATGGTGTGGAGATTGGAAGAAGTACTTGCTATGGAAGTGATTTATTGGGAATGCTATTGAATGAAATGCAAAGGAAAAGAGAGGATAATGGTTTCAGTTTGAACTTGCAACTCATAATGGATGAATGCAAAACTTTCTTCTTTGCTGGCCATGAAACCACTGCCCTTTTGCTCACTTGGACCATCATGTTGCTTGCCACCAACCCGGATTGgcaacacaaggttcgtcatgAAGTCAACCAAGTTTGCAATAATGGTGGATCTCCCTCTGTTGAGCATCTCTCTAAGCTCACTTTG CTAAACATGGTGATAAACGAATCGCTAAGGCTTTACCCACCGGCGACGGTGCTTCCGAGAATGGCATTCGAGGACATAAAGGTAGGAGATTTAGAGATCCCAAAAGGGTTATCAATATGGATTCCAGTGCTTGCAATTCATCATAGTGAAGAGCTGTGGGGAGAAGATGCTAACGAGTTCAAACCAGAAAGATTTGCCTCAAAACCATTTAGTGGTGGACGTTTCATTCCATTTGCATCTGGACCAAGAAACTGCATTGGCCAAGGTTTTGCATTGATGGAAGCTAAGATCATCTTGGCTATGTTTATCTCAAAGTTTAGCTTTACTATTTCAGATTCTTATCGCCATGCTCCTGTTAGTGTTCTCACCATACAGCCTAAGTATGGAGTTCAAGTTTATTTGACTCCAATCAATTCTTAG